In Candidatus Methanoperedens sp., a single genomic region encodes these proteins:
- the cobS gene encoding adenosylcobinamide-GDP ribazoletransferase: MKKLTGFMREFLSALRSGFGFLTTIPVGITMEGIEKLMKHAYLFPLIGAVLGVILGIMAYIFSIIFPQAVIPFAIIIVIYYLTGFNHIDGLADFGDGIAAHGTREKKIAAMRDTAVGTGGLIFCIIAILGIFASLFSIAKSNMLPYALIVAETGAKQSMVTVAAFGRKLHEGFGAMTVENTRFSDFIIGMVFTGIVSYFFLGVFGVEAFIISQLAALLVLNTANRHFGGVSGDIIGASNEVGRLAALLFIGGFAWMQL; the protein is encoded by the coding sequence ATGAAAAAATTAACCGGCTTTATGAGAGAGTTTCTTTCTGCCCTGCGCAGCGGTTTTGGTTTTCTCACCACAATACCCGTGGGTATAACCATGGAAGGCATAGAGAAGCTCATGAAGCACGCATATCTATTCCCTCTTATCGGCGCGGTTCTTGGCGTCATCCTTGGAATAATGGCTTACATATTCTCCATAATATTTCCCCAGGCTGTGATACCGTTTGCAATCATTATCGTTATTTACTACCTCACGGGATTCAATCATATCGACGGGCTTGCAGATTTTGGCGATGGCATAGCAGCGCATGGCACACGAGAAAAAAAGATAGCGGCAATGCGCGATACTGCTGTGGGGACAGGAGGGTTAATATTTTGTATTATTGCGATCCTTGGAATTTTTGCGTCTCTTTTTTCTATTGCAAAAAGTAATATGCTTCCCTATGCGTTAATAGTCGCAGAAACAGGCGCAAAACAATCCATGGTCACGGTTGCAGCTTTTGGCAGGAAGTTGCATGAGGGTTTCGGGGCAATGACGGTGGAGAATACGAGGTTCTCCGACTTCATAATAGGAATGGTTTTTACCGGCATAGTGAGCTACTTTTTTCTCGGGGTATTCGGCGTTGAAGCCTTCATAATCTCACAATTGGCTGCGCTTCTTGTCCTGAATACGGCAAACCGCCACTTCGGCGGGGTGAGCGGGGATATTATAGGTGCGTCTAACGAAGTGGGACGCCTCGCTGCTCTTCTCTTCATCGGAGGATTCGCATGGATGCAATTGTGA
- a CDS encoding beta-ribofuranosylaminobenzene 5'-phosphate synthase → MLKITTPSRLHITLIDMNASIGRVDGGIGLTLDEPVISINAEKSDIVEITGESEHAERMRHSATKLLPEGAGINIGIEKDYPSHIGLGSGTQAALASGMAANKLYDLGLSVYEIAVKVGRGGTSGIGVAAFETGGFILDGGHKFSMKKDFLPSSASKLPPAPVLLRRDFPDWDIVVAVPEQKGASLKNEVNIFQKECPLPLKEVEKLSHIILMQLLPALVEEDMLTFGKSINAIQEIGFKKKEVELQPVSMKLMKALRDAGAYGAGMSSFGPTVYAFGEDTWNLKKIAKEFLGEKGQVFITKARNEGARIEYN, encoded by the coding sequence ATGTTAAAAATCACCACACCATCCCGCCTTCATATAACTTTAATCGACATGAATGCAAGCATCGGGCGCGTGGACGGGGGCATCGGGCTGACGCTTGATGAGCCTGTTATAAGCATAAATGCGGAGAAATCGGACATCGTTGAGATTACAGGAGAAAGCGAGCATGCGGAAAGAATGAGACACAGCGCAACAAAGCTTTTGCCTGAAGGCGCAGGAATAAACATCGGAATAGAAAAGGATTATCCCTCTCATATAGGTCTTGGCTCAGGAACGCAGGCTGCCCTTGCATCAGGAATGGCTGCTAATAAACTATATGACCTTGGTCTTAGCGTGTACGAGATTGCGGTAAAAGTCGGAAGAGGAGGCACAAGCGGCATAGGCGTGGCTGCTTTTGAAACTGGAGGCTTCATTCTCGACGGAGGGCATAAGTTCAGCATGAAGAAGGATTTTCTCCCTTCATCGGCAAGCAAGCTTCCGCCTGCGCCTGTTTTATTGAGAAGGGATTTTCCTGACTGGGATATTGTAGTTGCAGTGCCGGAGCAAAAAGGTGCGTCATTGAAGAACGAGGTAAACATATTCCAGAAAGAATGTCCTTTGCCTTTGAAAGAAGTGGAAAAACTGTCCCATATCATCCTGATGCAGCTTCTGCCCGCGCTTGTGGAAGAGGATATGTTGACCTTCGGGAAAAGTATTAACGCGATTCAGGAAATTGGATTCAAAAAGAAGGAAGTGGAACTTCAGCCGGTTTCAATGAAGCTGATGAAGGCGCTGAGAGACGCCGGCGCCTACGGCGCAGGCATGAGTTCATTCGGTCCCACTGTGTATGCATTCGGAGAGGATACATGGAATCTCAAAAAAATAGCGAAGGAATTTCTGGGGGAAAAAGGGCAGGTGTTTATCACTAAGGCGAGGAACGAAGGGGCAAGAATAGAATATAATTGA
- a CDS encoding CDC48 family AAA ATPase — protein sequence MTEKIMLRVAEAYHRDAGSGVAKIERDIMEKLGILSGDTVLIIGKEKACAIARPGYPEDEGNELIRIDGNIRTNARIGLDDKVSVQKIAPQEAKRVVLAPTQQIRLVGGPQYLLRLLEGRPLMKGQRLRVETVSNPLSFIVISTQPPGPVIVTRNTSLVVKEQVMEELEVRPTHLTYEDIGGLRREIALIREMIELPLRHPELFEKLGIEPPKGVLLHGPPGTGKTMIAKAVASETDANFVSISGPEIMSKYYGESEKQLREIFDDAEKTAPTIIFIDEIDSIAPKREEVTAEVERRVVAQLLSLMDGLKKRGQVIVIAATNRPNAIDLALRRGGRFDREIEIGIPDRIGRLEILQIHTRGMPLSEDMSEEKGMREMADITHGFVGADISSLCKEAAMHAIRNILPKINIEEEIPPEIMEKITVTRGDFHNALRNIEPSALREVFVEVPAVRWEDIGGLESVKQELIEAVEWPLKYPEAFEAINTRPPKGVLLFGPPGTGKTLLAKAIATESQANFISIKGPELLSKYVGESERAIRETFRKARQAAPTIIFFDEIDSIVPVRGAAFDTGVTERVVSQILTELDGLEELKNVVVVAATNRPDMVDPALLRPGRFDRFIFIRPPDLKEREMIFDIHLKGKPLSSEVDVGKLAVRTEGYVGADIEAVCREAAIIALREAIKPGMEREDVKKKALNVRIRNEHFEKAFSTVRPTPWEEKEYEDILDFSKATKDKKKGK from the coding sequence ATGACCGAAAAAATAATGCTTCGAGTTGCAGAAGCCTATCACAGGGATGCCGGAAGCGGGGTTGCAAAAATAGAACGTGATATTATGGAAAAGCTTGGCATCCTGAGCGGCGACACTGTCCTCATAATCGGCAAGGAAAAAGCCTGCGCCATAGCAAGACCTGGCTATCCGGAGGACGAGGGGAACGAGCTTATAAGGATAGACGGGAACATCAGGACGAATGCCCGTATTGGTTTAGACGACAAGGTCTCAGTACAGAAAATCGCTCCCCAGGAGGCAAAAAGGGTTGTGCTTGCCCCCACGCAGCAAATCCGATTGGTTGGAGGACCGCAGTACCTGCTCCGCCTACTTGAGGGAAGACCTCTCATGAAGGGACAGCGCCTCAGGGTAGAGACGGTAAGCAATCCCCTCTCGTTTATCGTCATCTCAACACAGCCTCCAGGACCTGTTATAGTAACACGGAACACAAGCTTGGTTGTAAAGGAACAGGTAATGGAAGAGCTGGAAGTGCGCCCCACGCATCTTACCTATGAAGATATCGGAGGACTGCGGCGTGAAATCGCCTTGATAAGGGAGATGATAGAACTTCCCCTTCGCCACCCTGAATTGTTCGAGAAACTCGGTATAGAGCCGCCAAAAGGGGTTCTGCTTCACGGACCTCCAGGCACGGGTAAAACTATGATAGCCAAGGCAGTAGCAAGCGAGACCGATGCAAATTTCGTTTCGATAAGCGGACCTGAGATCATGAGCAAGTACTATGGTGAGAGTGAAAAACAACTTCGTGAGATTTTTGATGATGCAGAAAAGACCGCTCCTACCATTATTTTCATAGACGAGATAGACAGCATTGCCCCAAAAAGGGAGGAAGTTACGGCTGAGGTGGAGAGGCGCGTGGTGGCGCAGCTGCTTTCGCTTATGGACGGTCTGAAAAAGCGCGGGCAGGTGATCGTAATTGCAGCCACGAACAGACCCAATGCAATAGATCTCGCGCTTCGCCGCGGGGGAAGGTTTGACCGCGAGATAGAAATCGGTATCCCGGATCGTATCGGCAGGCTTGAAATACTTCAAATCCATACGCGAGGAATGCCGCTTTCGGAGGATATGTCCGAGGAAAAAGGGATGCGCGAAATGGCAGACATAACACACGGCTTCGTGGGTGCGGATATATCGTCGCTCTGCAAGGAAGCTGCCATGCACGCAATTCGCAATATCCTGCCGAAAATCAATATCGAAGAGGAGATCCCACCCGAGATTATGGAGAAAATCACCGTCACAAGAGGGGATTTCCACAATGCCCTTCGCAATATCGAGCCTTCTGCCCTTCGTGAGGTGTTCGTTGAAGTGCCTGCGGTGAGGTGGGAAGATATCGGGGGGCTTGAATCCGTGAAGCAGGAACTCATCGAAGCGGTTGAATGGCCGCTCAAATATCCCGAAGCATTCGAAGCCATCAATACAAGACCGCCGAAGGGGGTGCTGCTTTTTGGACCTCCGGGCACGGGGAAGACATTGCTTGCAAAAGCCATAGCTACCGAGAGCCAGGCGAATTTCATAAGCATAAAAGGACCTGAGCTTTTGAGCAAATACGTGGGAGAATCCGAGCGCGCAATCAGGGAAACCTTCAGGAAAGCAAGGCAGGCAGCGCCAACCATCATCTTTTTTGACGAGATAGATTCAATCGTACCGGTACGGGGTGCGGCATTCGATACAGGCGTGACCGAGAGGGTGGTGAGCCAGATACTCACGGAACTTGACGGGCTTGAGGAATTAAAGAACGTTGTGGTGGTGGCAGCCACGAACAGACCTGATATGGTTGACCCTGCTCTGCTTCGCCCCGGAAGGTTTGACCGCTTTATTTTCATAAGACCTCCTGATTTGAAAGAGAGAGAGATGATATTCGATATCCATCTAAAAGGCAAGCCCTTATCATCTGAGGTAGATGTGGGAAAGCTTGCAGTGAGAACTGAAGGTTATGTCGGCGCTGATATCGAGGCGGTGTGCCGTGAAGCTGCGATAATTGCTCTGAGAGAAGCCATCAAACCCGGAATGGAAAGAGAGGATGTAAAGAAAAAAGCGCTCAATGTCAGAATTAGAAACGAGCATTTTGAAAAAGCCTTCAGTACGGTGAGACCCACTCCATGGGAAGAAAAAGAGTATGAAGACATACTGGATTTTTCGAAAGCCACCAAAGACAAAAAAAAAGGAAAATGA
- a CDS encoding thiamine pyrophosphate-dependent enzyme, whose amino-acid sequence MKNSMNGLEAIAAALSDCGVKIVTGVPGFPITELMEAIKTKHEWSVNEKVALEIALGSSVCGERSAVIAKHVGVNILADPLISSATHTIGAGVVIIAGDDPGAQKSQNEQDSRFYGLVAEVPVFDPSTPQTAYQCIKEAFLLSEDASTPVIIRITDRLLKSEGEVTRRNEPAAHISFDKKIWHLTMQGKHQRFHSTSYPKMCEYAESSKFNKYKKRGGTGVISSGFPASLVESIKPQNFSHLYLAITNPLPLRLINRFIGEHDRVLVVEETEPVIERQLSKRVLGKLTGHLPYGLVEARDIRSAIKNINNDAVERRIIPQTIKKRGSRPLCEDCPYIPLYRAIKELGVPVAGDIGCSIMTASPPLSLLDAAFSLGSSIATACGFSRKGIAIIGDFGLAHSGICGLINAVHNKHEVLVVVLQNEVAAMTGGQEVPDLTDLIKTCVKDTAIIDPQDIDLKDKLLEKLKKKGISVLIAKAPCPRFDIL is encoded by the coding sequence ATGAAAAACTCTATGAATGGTCTTGAGGCCATAGCTGCTGCGCTTTCGGACTGCGGCGTTAAAATAGTGACTGGAGTCCCGGGTTTCCCGATAACCGAACTCATGGAAGCTATCAAAACAAAGCATGAATGGTCTGTGAATGAAAAGGTTGCACTTGAAATTGCCCTCGGCTCATCGGTATGCGGGGAACGCAGCGCAGTGATAGCAAAACATGTAGGTGTGAACATCCTCGCAGACCCGCTTATCTCTTCTGCAACGCATACGATAGGTGCAGGCGTGGTAATCATTGCAGGGGACGACCCGGGCGCACAGAAATCCCAGAACGAACAGGATTCGCGTTTTTACGGATTGGTTGCAGAGGTTCCGGTATTTGACCCATCGACGCCGCAAACTGCCTACCAGTGTATCAAAGAGGCGTTTCTTCTGTCAGAAGATGCCAGTACTCCCGTGATAATCAGAATTACGGATAGACTCCTCAAAAGTGAGGGCGAAGTTACAAGGAGAAACGAACCTGCTGCACACATATCCTTTGACAAAAAAATATGGCATCTCACAATGCAGGGCAAACACCAGCGTTTTCACAGCACGTCTTATCCAAAAATGTGTGAGTACGCCGAAAGCTCAAAATTCAACAAATATAAAAAAAGAGGCGGCACAGGAGTAATCTCATCAGGTTTCCCGGCATCTCTCGTTGAATCCATAAAACCTCAAAACTTTTCCCATCTTTACCTCGCAATAACCAATCCCCTGCCACTTCGGTTAATTAACCGCTTCATAGGAGAGCATGACCGCGTGCTCGTTGTGGAAGAGACAGAACCCGTTATTGAAAGACAGCTTTCAAAAAGAGTGCTCGGGAAACTAACAGGACACCTGCCTTACGGGCTCGTTGAAGCCAGGGATATACGAAGTGCAATCAAAAATATCAACAACGACGCAGTAGAGCGCAGAATAATACCACAGACCATCAAGAAAAGAGGGAGCCGTCCCCTCTGCGAGGACTGCCCCTACATCCCTCTTTACAGGGCGATAAAAGAGCTAGGAGTGCCCGTGGCAGGCGACATCGGATGCTCCATAATGACAGCATCGCCGCCGCTCTCCCTCCTTGACGCCGCGTTTTCCCTCGGCTCGTCCATTGCCACAGCGTGCGGGTTCAGCAGGAAGGGAATAGCGATAATCGGTGATTTCGGTCTTGCACATTCAGGGATTTGCGGACTTATCAACGCAGTCCATAATAAACATGAGGTCTTGGTCGTGGTGCTGCAGAACGAGGTGGCTGCCATGACAGGGGGGCAGGAAGTTCCTGATTTAACAGATTTAATCAAAACGTGTGTCAAAGATACCGCAATAATAGACCCGCAGGACATTGATTTAAAAGACAAACTTCTGGAAAAACTCAAAAAGAAGGGAATATCCGTTTTAATAGCGAAGGCGCCATGCCCCAGATTTGATATACTGTGA
- a CDS encoding Hsp20/alpha crystallin family protein, with protein sequence MRKRNEFEEFLRQLEEAIDNIIDEMNLPEDRPVNIEISINLCPHMFFNSGIAAEAPGKTPVDILETEKNIHAVVSLPGMAEEKIQLTCSGTVLEITADNDAKTVREVINLPARVNKTGMKTTYKNGILEVVFNKRNSRKGSK encoded by the coding sequence ATGAGAAAACGAAATGAATTTGAAGAATTCCTGAGACAATTAGAGGAAGCTATCGATAATATTATAGATGAGATGAACCTGCCGGAAGACAGACCTGTAAATATTGAAATCTCAATAAACCTGTGCCCGCACATGTTTTTTAATTCAGGGATCGCTGCCGAAGCGCCTGGGAAAACCCCTGTGGATATACTTGAAACGGAGAAAAATATTCATGCCGTGGTATCACTTCCCGGAATGGCGGAAGAAAAGATTCAACTGACCTGTTCAGGAACGGTTCTTGAGATAACAGCAGATAACGATGCAAAAACCGTAAGAGAGGTTATCAACCTGCCTGCAAGGGTCAATAAAACTGGCATGAAAACAACGTATAAGAATGGGATTCTTGAGGTGGTTTTCAATAAAAGAAATTCGAGAAAGGGATCCAAGTAA
- the cobZ gene encoding alpha-ribazole phosphatase CobZ — protein sequence MKLSTIKGKKKKNQPKEIKDTDARSIMSVLEEAGLSEEVLVSAAMELYVPHPGVENKDIAQRVFRRELMHALSDPNLCILLYAGLLLEKAGEEGKLPGMSKEIFNKDLTFLIVDEVIGMSIAKYISGDKGIFEYVRFDKLKPGILSKLGPFMDDVIAGLIGGASANMYSRGRGDGGKTKAKERKAIPKSEGGFAG from the coding sequence ATGAAACTATCCACCATAAAAGGAAAAAAGAAAAAGAACCAGCCAAAAGAAATCAAAGACACGGATGCAAGAAGCATAATGAGCGTCCTTGAAGAAGCCGGGCTCTCTGAAGAAGTGCTTGTATCAGCGGCTATGGAACTCTACGTCCCGCATCCGGGAGTTGAGAACAAGGACATAGCACAGCGTGTGTTCAGGCGCGAGTTAATGCATGCCCTCTCAGACCCGAATCTCTGCATACTGTTATACGCTGGCTTGCTCCTTGAAAAAGCAGGCGAGGAAGGGAAGCTTCCGGGCATGAGCAAGGAAATCTTCAATAAAGACCTTACCTTTTTGATCGTGGATGAGGTAATCGGGATGAGCATAGCAAAATACATCAGCGGCGACAAGGGAATCTTTGAATACGTCAGGTTTGACAAATTAAAACCCGGCATACTCTCAAAACTCGGGCCTTTCATGGACGATGTGATTGCAGGGCTCATAGGAGGAGCCTCAGCCAACATGTACTCAAGAGGGAGGGGCGACGGAGGTAAAACGAAGGCGAAAGAAAGAAAGGCTATCCCGAAAAGTGAGGGCGGGTTTGCCGGATGA
- the hisG gene encoding ATP phosphoribosyltransferase, producing the protein MIDIALPKGSLEEQTLLLFKQADLEIRKTDREYNPTVHDPRIKKVKILRPQEIPKYVEEGYFDLGISGKDWVIESDADVVEVADMFYSKLGEGIVKIVVAVPVDKEIKSAKDIKPGSRVSTEYPKLTKRFFDKLGIPVDIRYSYGATEAKVPELVDVIVDLTETGSTLRKNGLKIVDIILESNTKLIANKKSWKDPVKRKEIEEIKILLLAVLEARGRVFIVMNVREDKLDSVVSALPAMKKPTVSKLYKSDYYAVETVISKSEINILIPKLKSLGAEDILEMDIAKIVH; encoded by the coding sequence ATGATAGACATCGCTCTCCCGAAAGGCAGCCTTGAGGAACAGACGCTGCTTTTGTTCAAGCAGGCAGACCTTGAGATAAGAAAAACCGACCGCGAGTATAACCCCACGGTACATGACCCGAGGATAAAAAAGGTCAAGATACTCCGGCCGCAAGAAATACCCAAGTACGTTGAAGAGGGTTACTTTGACCTGGGAATATCCGGAAAGGACTGGGTTATAGAGTCGGATGCCGATGTGGTGGAAGTAGCGGATATGTTCTACAGCAAACTTGGAGAGGGGATAGTGAAAATAGTTGTTGCAGTTCCTGTTGATAAGGAGATAAAAAGCGCAAAGGATATTAAACCCGGGAGCAGGGTCTCGACAGAGTATCCTAAACTCACGAAACGGTTCTTTGATAAGCTTGGAATCCCTGTGGATATACGCTACTCCTACGGGGCGACAGAGGCGAAAGTCCCTGAACTTGTTGACGTTATTGTTGACCTTACGGAGACAGGCTCGACTCTGAGGAAAAACGGATTAAAAATCGTGGACATTATACTTGAATCCAATACAAAACTCATAGCGAACAAGAAAAGCTGGAAAGACCCCGTGAAAAGGAAGGAAATCGAGGAAATAAAAATCCTCCTGCTGGCTGTTCTGGAAGCGCGAGGCAGGGTTTTTATTGTGATGAATGTACGCGAAGATAAACTGGACAGTGTTGTGAGCGCACTGCCGGCGATGAAGAAACCCACGGTCTCGAAACTCTACAAATCGGATTATTATGCCGTTGAAACCGTGATAAGCAAGAGTGAGATCAATATACTCATCCCGAAACTCAAGAGCCTGGGTGCAGAGGATATACTTGAGATGGACATTGCCAAGATTGTGCATTAA
- a CDS encoding NTP transferase domain-containing protein encodes MDAIVMAGGMGRRLGKDEKPLTLLLGKPLISYVLCALLGSKNIERIFVATSPRVKKTNDWLLDFKKEHDNVEIIPTGGGGFVHDMVYAVEKAGITGHVLVIMADLPLVTPGLIDRIIEKYHEINMPALSVHMNLDVFNKLGLRPDTVFHKNNGLIVPCGINILDAGRIREEQEDHNLILEDKELALNVNTQEDLEVCERYLKRTAGF; translated from the coding sequence ATGGATGCAATTGTGATGGCAGGGGGAATGGGAAGGCGCCTTGGGAAGGATGAAAAACCTCTCACCCTCCTTCTTGGCAAACCCCTGATTTCTTATGTGCTCTGCGCTCTTCTTGGCTCAAAAAACATCGAGCGCATTTTTGTTGCAACCTCTCCACGGGTAAAAAAAACCAACGACTGGCTTCTGGATTTCAAGAAAGAGCATGATAATGTGGAGATAATCCCGACTGGCGGTGGCGGTTTTGTCCATGATATGGTTTATGCAGTGGAAAAAGCAGGCATCACAGGGCATGTGTTGGTTATAATGGCAGACCTGCCTCTTGTAACACCAGGACTGATAGACAGGATAATAGAAAAATACCATGAGATAAATATGCCTGCACTCTCGGTTCACATGAACCTTGATGTGTTTAATAAACTCGGGCTTCGTCCTGATACTGTTTTCCATAAGAATAACGGCTTAATAGTGCCGTGCGGGATAAACATCCTTGACGCAGGCAGGATACGGGAAGAGCAGGAGGATCACAACCTTATTTTAGAGGACAAGGAGCTTGCACTGAATGTGAATACGCAGGAGGATCTGGAAGTATGCGAGAGGTATTTGAAAAGAACCGCAGGTTTTTAA
- a CDS encoding DUF1743 domain-containing protein, protein MHLSDPYNITYKGIYAVADRKNELVEIMEHSSCYGGSAWALYHYSKSPLVIKSRSVGDMMRYLVRTGHSPLDLRSSTAAAGIESVFVNDKEIEITYSGLGGGGVGATTCRAYANGVLRCRISESGGGKRASGTIVVPRRERVLVGIDNTDSKEVGATWTLAHNIADAVDTPEHKYISHTLVQLYPVPEKTQNCVSTVLEFACIGGAKKELLAKIRKGLLKYSVSPETGMVALSEFDASALMEYSRLCRSGIVSKELAQKTAKENGVEICIDGKGVIGALAALPWFSRNDEAVAL, encoded by the coding sequence ATGCATCTATCCGACCCTTATAATATAACTTATAAAGGCATCTATGCAGTTGCGGACAGGAAAAACGAGCTTGTGGAGATAATGGAACATTCCAGCTGCTACGGAGGCTCTGCATGGGCATTATACCATTATTCCAAAAGCCCGCTTGTTATCAAAAGCCGTTCTGTGGGCGACATGATGCGCTACCTCGTAAGAACAGGGCATTCACCCCTTGACCTGCGCTCATCGACAGCGGCTGCGGGAATTGAATCGGTCTTCGTGAATGATAAAGAAATCGAGATAACATACAGCGGTCTCGGGGGCGGAGGCGTTGGGGCAACCACATGCAGAGCCTATGCGAACGGTGTTCTGCGCTGTCGAATTTCAGAGTCGGGAGGAGGAAAACGTGCAAGCGGTACAATCGTTGTCCCGCGAAGGGAAAGAGTGCTTGTAGGAATTGACAACACAGATTCAAAAGAGGTTGGAGCGACCTGGACGCTCGCCCACAATATCGCAGATGCGGTCGATACGCCTGAGCATAAGTACATCTCCCATACCCTTGTCCAGCTTTATCCCGTGCCAGAGAAGACACAGAACTGCGTTTCGACGGTTCTTGAATTTGCATGCATCGGCGGAGCAAAAAAAGAATTGCTTGCAAAAATAAGAAAAGGACTTCTAAAATACAGCGTGTCCCCTGAGACCGGAATGGTGGCTCTATCGGAATTTGATGCCTCCGCTCTCATGGAATACAGCAGGCTGTGCAGGAGCGGGATTGTATCAAAGGAACTTGCTCAAAAAACAGCAAAGGAAAATGGCGTTGAAATATGCATTGATGGTAAAGGCGTAATTGGCGCTCTGGCAGCACTTCCATGGTTTTCGCGCAATGATGAAGCGGTGGCACTATGA
- a CDS encoding GxxExxY protein, protein MESQINIDEHRLNELSEKIIGAAFEVSNILGAGFLEKVYENALNVELKLRGLKTFPQAPLKVYYKNELVGDYISDILVEDEILVELKTVKEFDEIHLAQCLNYLRITGLKLCLLINFSKPRVEIKRIVNGI, encoded by the coding sequence ATGGAATCACAGATAAATATAGATGAACACAGATTGAATGAATTATCAGAGAAGATTATTGGCGCGGCGTTTGAAGTAAGCAATATTCTTGGCGCTGGCTTTCTTGAAAAAGTTTATGAAAATGCTCTTAATGTCGAGCTTAAACTAAGAGGGCTAAAAACATTCCCGCAGGCACCGTTAAAAGTGTATTATAAAAATGAATTAGTCGGCGATTACATCTCGGATATTCTGGTTGAGGATGAAATCTTAGTTGAACTAAAAACCGTTAAGGAATTCGATGAAATTCATCTCGCACAGTGCCTGAATTATCTTAGAATTACTGGTCTAAAACTGTGCTTGCTTATCAATTTCAGTAAGCCAAGAGTTGAAATCAAGAGGATAGTGAATGGTATATAA